The genomic interval tgaaaatatattttcacttgaaatatgctttcactgtaacatatataatgtactataatatactaaaaaaatcaaaaccatgttttaaaaattatcaagcaatcccattcgtgaaaatttccatttcgagccctgatacacgcatacatacatatgtatatatgtatgtatttataatatatgcaaaataaataaatcattcacATTCGTTTGCAAATAAATGCGCAATGTGATAACAAGGACAGTCAACATACAATTATTagggtatataaatatgtacatatatagacccACCATAAGCAATTTATTATcatatcgaaattttttttactctGGAATATTTACCAAATTGTTGGGAATGGACGTCCCTCATATCCATTATCAGAAGTTTCAGATATCAGAATTGAAAAGGGAGTCGGACAACGGTTCATATTATTATCTGTATCGTGAATGTCTTGGAAAGGCAATGCTGAATAAAGGTCTTTCTGCTTTTCAATTATAATCTATTACTTAACACCATCCCAGGATCGTCACCGAACTGAAGGTTCATTAAATCTACCCTGAATTCAATAATTTGGCCACTTTCACttcataaatacaataaaaatatataataccaattaaacccaccaacactatttttttcttctcgTAGTCATTTCCTGTTATCTGGAATCCGGTGAATGATCCGCCACCACTCCTCCCGGTCCTGTGCTTTGGTCTTttttgattcctttttattactttgttttatcataaattttgttgtaaatatgtacaatgtttgctatataatatagtatagtatatatagcaaaaggtaatacaaagctacaaaagcaattaattttttcaatgtccttaATTTAGTTCACTCGCCATTAGGTGGGAAATCCTTTTTAAATATTCTGTCGGGCGCAATATGGTGTATATAGAGTTTAAGGGCTATTTGCAATTACTAGTTGTtatacccagcttcgctcacgATTTACGAGGATATAATAGAGTTTAAGGGCaaagaaatgttataacatttatctgtcTGCGTTACTTCACCATCTGTTGATATCGCGTCGAAAAATTACTACTATTGGTTTGAAACTCGGCTACTGCTGATTTGAAACTCGAAATTAGGTGAATGTGTCTTTCGGTATAAAGATATTAGACGAATTTACCATTAGGTCAATAGATTTTCGGAAAAACCGTCATTAGTGGAATTGCATTAGGTGAATTGATTTAGGTGTATTGCATTCGACCAGTTTACCTGCACCCCCATTGTCGACTATCGACTAATCGACTTATCGAGGACACTATTGAGCTTCTTCCTCTCTCAGGtagcgatggagtgcagactttgtctctgCCAGCAGGGTCCAGCAGGgtccttcgtctccatccatgacgaccctcatccacctcagcgtttggtgcaacgcatttggacctgctgtcagctgcgggtcAGTCGCCGTCACTTACCAAGTGTAAGCCATTGCTATTGTTAATTCGCTACTCCTCGTGATCTTTACCTTTGCCTTTCACATTTGCAGGTTAGGAAAGGTGACCATCTGCCAGATACGATATGCCTTTCTTGtctcaacaatctggaattgctcgaCACCTTTCGAAACTCTTGTTTTCGGAATGACACAACGTCGAGGCTGGAATTAGACAAGTGTTTGAAAGTCAAGCCGGAGGAGGTTttgctggaagatttaatatagGAAGATGAGTTGGGTGCTGATTGCCCACCCAAAATTTCCAGTTCACCCGACAATGGCGAGGTAAGTCAATGGGTTTCTAGTGCTTTAGATCGATTCTAAACAAATTGACATGTAAAATGACATCTAATCacactataaatatacatacatgtttaaatGAATAACGTTCGGTTTATATTTTAGACACCTGGAGGAAAAAATACTCACATTCTAGTGGAAGAATTAACATGTCGAAATGCTTTAGATGAAATGTGCCCTACAAATTCTGAATTGGATCATAAAATCAATAGTGTGATACAAAAAAACTCGGATACTCGAAGAAAGCTGCAttattgtgacatttgttcaaaatcatatacTTCGAAACAacatcttagtgcacatataggtattcatactggggtaaagccatacgaatgtgacatttgtttaaaatcatttactatgaaatatcagcttagtagacatatgggtattcatactggggtaaaaaccacacaaatgtgacatttgttcaaaatcttttactacgaaacaaaatcttagtgcacatataggtattcatactggggtaaagccacacaaatgtgacatttgttcaaaatcatttactacgaaacgatatcttagttcacatataggtattcatactggggtaaaaccacataaatgtgacatttgtt from Arctopsyche grandis isolate Sample6627 chromosome 9, ASM5162203v2, whole genome shotgun sequence carries:
- the LOC143917143 gene encoding uncharacterized protein LOC143917143 isoform X1 gives rise to the protein MECRLCLCQQGPAGSFVSIHDDPHPPQRLVQRIWTCCQLRVSRRHLPSVRKGDHLPDTICLSCLNNLELLDTFRNSCFRNDTTSRLELDKCLKVKPEEVLLEDLI
- the LOC143917143 gene encoding zinc finger protein hangover-like isoform X2 produces the protein MECRLCLCQQGPAGSFVSIHDDPHPPQRLVQRIWTCCQLRVRKGDHLPDTICLSCLNNLELLDTFRNSCFRNDTTSRLELDKCLKVKPEEVLLEDLI